The genomic stretch ACGTAAGGGGGGTAAACTTGTAGGAACTGCTATCGAAACATTTACCAACAAGGGATTTGCTGGACACTTTACGCTAATGGTTGGCCTTATGCCAGATGGAACCATTAAAAGCGTAGAGGTGCTAGCCCATAAGGAAACTCCAGGCTTGGGCGATAAGATGGAGAAATCGAAGTCCAACTTTAGCGTTCAGTTTGAGGGAAAGAACCCAAAGACGTTCAAAATGATGGTAAAAAAGGATGGGGGAGATGTTGATGCTATTACTGCATCTACCATTACCTCGCGCGCCTTTACCGATGCCGTAAACCGTGCCTACGAGGCCTACATGAAAGGAGGTAAGCAATGAGCCAGCTAAGTAACCTCACCAGAGGTATTATAAAAGAAAACCCAACCTTTGTGCTGCTTCTGGGTATGTGCCCTACTTTGGCAACTACCTCATCAGCATTAAATGGGATGGGAATGGGAGCTGCAACCCTTTTCGTACTTGCGCTTTCGAATGTAGCCATTTCGTTGGTGGCCAGCCAAATTCCGAGCAAGGTTCGTATTCCTGCCTACATCGTTATTATTGCAACGTTCGTAACAATGGTCGACCTGCTTATGCAGGCTTACGTTCCTGCTCTTTACGCAACGCTTGGTATCTTTATTCCGCTTATTGTGGTTAACTGTATTGTGCTAGGTCGTGCTGAAGCGTTTGCCTCAAAAAGCGGGGTGCTTGCATCGTTGCTCGATGGTATTGGAATGGGACTTGGTTTTACCCTTTCGCTCACCGTTTTAGGCGCCGTTCGCGAGTTCTTAGGTAGCTGGTCGATATTTGGTCATAAGCTGGTAGGAACAGACGGTATGCTGGTGTTTATTCTTGCTCCAGGGGCATTTATTGTACTTGGCTATCTGATGGTGCTCTTTAACCGAATCAATAAAAAGAAGTAGTAATGGATTTTTTTATCATAGCTATATCTGCGATATTCGTTAACAACATCGTTCTATCGCAATTCTTGGGTATTTGTCCTTTCTTGGGGGTATCCAATAAGGTTGAAACGTCCATTGGTATGTCGGGTGCCGTAACCTTCGTTATTGCTCTTTCTACGCTTATAACCTGGTTGCTGCAAAAGTATGTGCTTGTTCCGCTTAACATCACCTTTATGCAGACCATCTCCTTTATTTTGGTGATTGCGGCGCTGGTACAAATGGTGGAGATTATCCTTAAAAAGATAAGCCCTGCGCTTTATCAGGCTTTGGGCGTTTTCCTTCCGCTGATTACAACAAACTGTGCGGTGCTAGGTGTTGCCATATTGGTTCAACAGAAAAACTACGACCTAATGCATAGCATGGTGTTTAGCGTTGCTATCGGTTTAGGTTATGGTTTGGCTATTGTTCTTTTTGCGAGCTTACGCGAAGAGATGGAGTTGGCCAATGTTCCTAAGGAAATGAAGGGAATTCCAATTGCATTGGTTACTGCCGGTATCTTGGCAATGGCCTTTATGGGGTTCTCTGGTATGGTTTAACGTATGGCTCTGCCGCTACTATAAAAAAAGCCTCCGAAATTTCGGAGGCTTTTTTTATAAGGGATATAGTTTAGTAGCTAAAAAAGGCTCCTTTCGCAAAAGCAAAAGGAGCCTTATGTTTTTTGCAAGGAAGCCTACTTTACTTTAGCGGCTTCTCTTCCGGCGTTGAAAGCTTTTAGGTTGGCATCTACGATGTCCTGCCCTTTACGCTCGAAAAGCGTTACGATAGCCTTCTCTATAACCTCGATAGGCATGTTAAGGTATGCCGAGGCTGCACCAAGAATCACCATGTTAGCCGAACGAGCCGAACCTGCATCCTTAGCAATGGCATCAGCATCGATGGCGATAACGTTCTTTTGTCCCTTGAGCGTATCCATCAGCTTTTCCTGCTCGGGATAGTTAGGAATGTTGATGAATGGAGTAGTGTTGGTTACAATCCAGCCATCTTTCGATAGGTATGGAAGGTAGCGTAGCGCCTCCATTGGTTCAACGGAAATGATGATGTCGCCTTTGCCAAGCGGAATTAGGTCCGATGCAATAGGCTTATCCGAGATGCGGAGGTGCGACTGTACATCGCCACCGCGTTGGCTCATCCCGTGAACCTCCGACTGCTTAAGGTATAGGTTGCTTTGCACGGCGGCTGTTCCAATAGCAGCAGCAATCGATAGGATGCCTTGTCCGCCAACGCCTGCAAGTATGATATCTGTTTTCATCCTTTTAGTTTTTTATTGAACGCTTGCTTATCTAGCGTTGCGTTACATTACTCTTTTGATTTTGCTTCAGCCTTTTTTCTACGTGCTGCTGTTTGGATACACTCGCGCTGTGGAATGATAACCGATACACCATTGTAGGCAAGCTCTTCTTTAATGATGCGGATGTTTTCCTCGTGGTTCTTCTTAAGAGGAATGATTACGCGAATGTGATCAGGGTGAACGCCAAGGCCGGTAACGATGTCAACCAATCGGCCATACGCATTCGACGATTGTCCACCTGTCATACCTGTTGTCGAGTTGTCGGAAATAACAACGGTAATAGGCGTGTTTTCGATAACGGCATCAAGTAGACCGGTCATACCCGAGTGGGTAAAGGTAGAGTCGCCAATTACGGCAACAGCAGGTACCAATCCGGCATCCGAAGCACCCTTAGCCATGGTGATTGATGCGCCCATATCTACACAGGTGTTGATGGCGTTGAATGGAGGCAATGCACCAAGCGTATAGCAGCCTATATCGGCAAATACGCGGCCTTCTCCGTACTCGAGGATAGCCTCAAGAAGATCGGCGTAAACGTCGCGGTGTCCGCAGCCGTTGCAAAGTGCAGGAGGACGTGGCATTACCACCTCTTCAGGAATTGGTTGGCCTTCTTCAACTGGCATTCCTAATCCTTTAGCAACAATGGCAGGGGTAAGCTCGCCATCGCGTGGAAGAGTGCCATCTAGGCGGCCATGGATTGGCTTGCCAACTGCTAGGAAGCCCTTAATCATCTCCTCGATGATTGGATAGCCTTCTTCCATAATAAGCAGCTCGTCGCATTGGTTGTATAGCGCTTCTACTTGTTTGTAGGGTAGTGGGTATTGGCAAACCTTAAGCACAGGGTATGGCGATACTCCATCGAAGTTTTCCATTAGGTAGTTATAGGCGATACCCGAAGCAATTATACCAAGCTTTTTATTAGGTCCATCAACTAGCTGGTTGAATGCCGAATTTTCGGAATCCTTTACCATAGGCTCTTGTGTGGCAAGAAGCGTTTTGTAGTTCTTGCGGGCAATAGCGGGTAGTAGCACAAACTGACGGGGATTTGCTGGTAGCTTAAGCCCGTTTTGCTCCTTTTTTGCCTTGGTAGCAACGCCTGCACGCGAGTGCGCCATGCGGGTTGTAATACGGATCATTACAGGCACCCTAAACTTTTCGCTTAGCTCGAATGCCGAGTAGGCCATATCGTAGGCTTCCTGCTGGTTCGATGGCTCAAGAATAGGAATCATTGCGAACTTAGCGTAGTAGCGCGAATCCTGCTCGTTTTGCGACGAGTGCATTGAAGGGTCATCGGCCGAAACTACAACCAAGCCACCGTTTACTCCGGTGATCGATGCGTTCATAAAGCAGTCGGCAGCAACGTTAAGGCCAACGTGCTTAAAGCACACCATTGCTCGTTTCCCAGCATACGACATCCCCAAGGCGGCTTCCATTGCAGTTTTCTCGTTGGTCGACCATACGTTGTGGATGTTCTTTTCGCGAGCTTCTTTCGAACTTTGGATGTACTCCATAATCTCGGTTGATGGAGTGCCAGGATAGGCGTAGAGGCCTGATAGGCCGCCATCTATCGCTCCTTGGGCTATGGCTTCATCACCTAGGAAGAGCTTTCTTTCCATATGACTTTTGATGTTTTTTGTAAGCTAAGTAATTTTAGCAAATGTAGTATTATTTGAACTATTTCATAGTCCAAAAACAAATATTCTTAGGAAGTGTAAGTTATTTGATGTGTTTAATAGAGAATCGTAGCTGTAACTCTTCGGCTTCCACCGTGCCGACGAAACTCGCATAGGTAGATGCCCTGCCAGGTA from Acetobacteroides hydrogenigenes encodes the following:
- the rsxE gene encoding electron transport complex subunit RsxE; this translates as MSQLSNLTRGIIKENPTFVLLLGMCPTLATTSSALNGMGMGAATLFVLALSNVAISLVASQIPSKVRIPAYIVIIATFVTMVDLLMQAYVPALYATLGIFIPLIVVNCIVLGRAEAFASKSGVLASLLDGIGMGLGFTLSLTVLGAVREFLGSWSIFGHKLVGTDGMLVFILAPGAFIVLGYLMVLFNRINKKK
- a CDS encoding thiamine pyrophosphate-dependent enzyme, encoding MERKLFLGDEAIAQGAIDGGLSGLYAYPGTPSTEIMEYIQSSKEAREKNIHNVWSTNEKTAMEAALGMSYAGKRAMVCFKHVGLNVAADCFMNASITGVNGGLVVVSADDPSMHSSQNEQDSRYYAKFAMIPILEPSNQQEAYDMAYSAFELSEKFRVPVMIRITTRMAHSRAGVATKAKKEQNGLKLPANPRQFVLLPAIARKNYKTLLATQEPMVKDSENSAFNQLVDGPNKKLGIIASGIAYNYLMENFDGVSPYPVLKVCQYPLPYKQVEALYNQCDELLIMEEGYPIIEEMIKGFLAVGKPIHGRLDGTLPRDGELTPAIVAKGLGMPVEEGQPIPEEVVMPRPPALCNGCGHRDVYADLLEAILEYGEGRVFADIGCYTLGALPPFNAINTCVDMGASITMAKGASDAGLVPAVAVIGDSTFTHSGMTGLLDAVIENTPITVVISDNSTTGMTGGQSSNAYGRLVDIVTGLGVHPDHIRVIIPLKKNHEENIRIIKEELAYNGVSVIIPQRECIQTAARRKKAEAKSKE
- the rsxA gene encoding electron transport complex subunit RsxA, with the translated sequence MDFFIIAISAIFVNNIVLSQFLGICPFLGVSNKVETSIGMSGAVTFVIALSTLITWLLQKYVLVPLNITFMQTISFILVIAALVQMVEIILKKISPALYQALGVFLPLITTNCAVLGVAILVQQKNYDLMHSMVFSVAIGLGYGLAIVLFASLREEMELANVPKEMKGIPIALVTAGILAMAFMGFSGMV
- a CDS encoding RnfABCDGE type electron transport complex subunit G, encoding MAKESSFKNMVLTLLVISFFAAAALAGVYLVTLAPIGAAKAAKINEAIQKVVPTFDNNPGEEVYKMAVDGDTLRLYPARKGGKLVGTAIETFTNKGFAGHFTLMVGLMPDGTIKSVEVLAHKETPGLGDKMEKSKSNFSVQFEGKNPKTFKMMVKKDGGDVDAITASTITSRAFTDAVNRAYEAYMKGGKQ
- a CDS encoding indolepyruvate oxidoreductase subunit beta, which produces MKTDIILAGVGGQGILSIAAAIGTAAVQSNLYLKQSEVHGMSQRGGDVQSHLRISDKPIASDLIPLGKGDIIISVEPMEALRYLPYLSKDGWIVTNTTPFINIPNYPEQEKLMDTLKGQKNVIAIDADAIAKDAGSARSANMVILGAASAYLNMPIEVIEKAIVTLFERKGQDIVDANLKAFNAGREAAKVK